In one Dermochelys coriacea isolate rDerCor1 chromosome 20, rDerCor1.pri.v4, whole genome shotgun sequence genomic region, the following are encoded:
- the S1PR5 gene encoding sphingosine 1-phosphate receptor 5, translated as MELITAESPAQLVRLYREYHNNELISLHYNYTGKLQASSKYKGGLKADALVFLAVCALIVLENLVVLLAIWRNKKFHSPMFYLLGNLTLSDLLAGLAYTANIAMSGANTLQLTPLLWFLREGGVFITLAASVFSLLAIAIERHITMSRMKLYHGDKKGRMFLLVGATWVASVLLGVLPIMGWNCLDSLAVCSTVLPLFSKSYILFCITVFLAILVSITVLYARVFRMVKGHSPRLGSLRKGMLKRSQKYMALLKTVTIVVGTFVACWLPLFLLLLLDVWCQAQACGVLYKADYFLGLAMINSLLNPIIYTLTSKDMRRAILKLLCCLQLGPAEDGLAQRFGIPILECSTSKSERSSHRPEGLDTSLSTGNGTPTPVKVLVPSAGD; from the coding sequence ATGGAGCTGATCACGGCGGAGTCCCCGGCCCAGCTGGTCCGGCTCTACCGTGAGTATCACAACAACGAGCTGATCTCACTGCATTACAACTACACGGGGAAGCTGCAGGCCAGCAGCAAGTACAAGGGCGGCCTGAAGGCTGATGCGCTGGTGTTCCTGGCCGTCTGCGCCCTCATCGTGCTGGAGAACCTGGTGGTGCTGCTGGCCATCTGGAGGAACAAGAAGTTCCACTCGCCCATGTTCTACCTGCTGGGCAACCTGACCCTGTCGGACCTGCTGGCCGGCCTGGCCTACACGGCCAATATCGCCATGTCGGGCGCCAACACCCTCCAGCTCACCCCGCTGTTGTGGTTCCTCCGGGAGGGGGGCGTCTTCATCACGCTGGCCGCCTCTGTCTTCAGCCTGCTGGCCATCGCCATCGAGCGGCACATCACCATGAGCCGCATGAAGCTGTACCATGGCGACAAGAAGGGCCGCATGTTCCTGCTGGTGGGGGCCACCTGGGTGGCTTCAGtgctgctgggggtgctgcccaTCATGGGCTGGAACTGCCTAGACAGCCTGGCTGTCTGCTCCACCGTCCTGCCGCTCTTCTCCAAGAGCTACATCCTCTTCTGCATCACCGTCTTCCTGGCCATCCTGGTGTCCATCACGGTGCTCTACGCCCGCGTCTTCCGCATGGTCAAGGGCCACAGCCCACGGCTGGGCAGCCTGCGCAAAGGGATGCTGAAGCGCTCGCAGAAGTACATGGCCCTGCTCAAGACGGTCACCATCGTGGTGGGGACGTTTGTGGCCTGCTGGCTGCccctctttctgctgctgctgctggacgtGTGGTGCCAGGCTCAGGCCTGCGGCGTACTCTACAAGGCCGACTACTTCCTCGGCTTGGCCATGATCAACTCCCTGCTCAACCCCATCATCTACACGCTGACCAGCAAGGACATGCGCCGGGCCATCCTCAAGCTGCTGTGCTGCCTGCAGCTGGGGCCGGCCGAGGATGGCCTGGCCCAGCGCTTCGGGATCCCCATCCTGGAGTGCAGCaccagcaagtcagagcgctcgTCCCACCGGCCCGAGGGGCTCGATACCAGCCTGTCCACGGGCAACGGGACGCCCACCCCCGTCAAGGTGCTGGTGCCCAGCGCCGGggactga
- the KEAP1 gene encoding kelch-like ECH-associated protein 1 produces MYAPECKAEVTPSHHGHRSFSYTLEEHTKQAFGIMNQLRLSQQLCDVTLRVRYQDAPPADFQAHKVVLASSSPVFKAMFTTGLREQAMEVVPIEGIHPKVMERLIEFAYTASISVGEKCVVHVMNGAVMYQIDSVVKACCDFLVQQLDPSNAIGIANFAEQIGCTELHQRAREYIYMNFGEVVKQDEFFNLSHCQLVTLISRDELNVRCESEVFHACINWVKYDCAGRRLYVQALLQAVRCHSLTPHFLQTQLQKCEILQSDARCKDYLAQIFQELTLHKPTKGMATRAPKVGQLIYTAGGYFRQSLSYLEAYNPCDGSWLRLADLQVPRSGLAGCVVGGLLYAVGGRNNSPDGNTDSNAIDCYNPMTNQWSPCTPMSVPRNRIGVGVIDGMIYAVGGSHGCIHHNSVERYEPERDEWQLVAPMLTRRIGVGVAVLNRLLYAVGGFDGTSRLSSAECYYPERDEWRMIAPMQTIRSGAGVCALNNCIYAMGGYDGTDQLNSVERYDVETDSWALAAPMGHRRSALGVTVHQGKIYVLGGYDGHTFLDSVECYDPTSDTWMEVTRMTSGRSGVGVAITMEPCRKQVDQLDCCWGGPSPVQGSVFTSRAREPPAAAPILQGGAFFQVPREVGASKSCPTPSNNPSLPTQPRGPGSPPAL; encoded by the exons ATGTACGCGCCGGAGTGCAAGGCGGAGGTGACGCCGTCTCACCACGGGCACCGCTCGTTCAGCTACACCCTGGAGGAACACACCAAGCAGGCCTTCGGCATCATGAACCAGCTACGTCTGAGCCAGCAGCTGTGTGACGTCACCCTGCGGGTGCGCTATCAGGACGCCCCCCCGGCCGACTTCCAGGCCCACAAGGTGGTGCTGGCCTCCTCCAGCCCCGTCTTCAAGGCCATGTTCACCACGGGGCTGCGGGAGCAGGCCATGGAGGTGGTGCCCATCGAGGGCATCCACCCCAAGGTGATGGAGCGGCTCATCGAGTTCGCATACACGGCCTCCATCTCGGTGGGCGAGAAGTGCGTGGTGCACGTCATGAACGGCGCCGTCATGTACCAGATCGACAGCGTGGTCAAGGCCTGCTGCGACTTCCTGGTGCAGCAGCTGGACCCCAGCAATGCCATCGGCATCGCCAACTTCGCTGAGCAGATCGGCTGCACCGAGCTGCACCAGCGGGCCCGCGAGTACATCTACATGAACTTCGGGGAG GTGGTCAAGCAGGACGAGTTCTTCAACCTCTCGCACTGCCAGCTGGTGACGCTGATCAGCCGGGACGAGCTGAACGTGCGCTGTGAGTCCGAGGTCTTCCACGCCTGCATCAACTGGGTGAAGTACGACTGCGCCGGGCGGCGGCTCTACGTGCAGGCCCTGCTGCAGGCCGTGCGCTGCCACTCGctcaccccccacttcctgcagacCCAGCTGCAGAAGTGCGAGATCCTGCAGTCGGACGCGCGCTGCAAGGACTACCTGGCCCAGATCTTCCAGGAGCTCACCCTGCACAAGCCCACCAAGGGCATGGCCACGCGCGCCCCCAAGGTGGGCCAGCTGATCTACACGGCCGGCGGCTACTTCCGCCAGTCGCTCAGCTACCTGGAGGCCTACAACCCCTGCGACGGCTCCTGGCTCCGGCTGGCGGACCTGCAGGTGCCCCGCAGCGGGCTGGCCGGCTGCGTGGTTGGGGGGCTCCTCTACGCCGTGGGGGGGCGGAACAACTCGCCCGATGGCAACACGGACTCCAACGCCATCGACTGCTACAACCCCATGACCAACCAGTGGTCGCCCTGCACCCCCATGAGCGTGCCCCGCAACCGCATCGGTGTGGGCGTGATCGACGGCATGATCTACGCCGTGGGCGGCTCACATGGCTGCATCCACCACAACAGCGTGGAGAG GTATGAGCCGGAACGGGACGAGTGGCAGCTGGTGGCACCCATGCTGACACGCAGGATTGGCGTGGGGGTGGCCGTGCTGAACCGCCTCCTCTACGCCGTGGGCGGCTTTGACGGCACCAGCCGGCTCAGCTCGGCCGAGTGCTACTACCCTGAGCGGGACGAGTGGCGCATGATCGCCCCCATGCAGACCATCCGGAGCGGAGCGG GTGTCTGTGCCCTCAACAACTGCATCTACGCCATGGGGGGCTACGACGGCACGGACCAGCTCAACAGCGTGGAGCGCTACGACGTGGAGACAGACAGCTGGGCCTTGGCCGCCCCCATGGGGCACCGGCGCAGTGCGCTGGGCGTCACCGTGCACCAGGGCAAGATCTACGTGCTGG GCGGCTACGACGGGCACACCTTCCTGGACAGCGTGGAGTGCTACGACCCCACCAGTGACACGTGGATGGAGGTGACACGCATGACGTCCGGGCGCAGCGGGGTGGGAGTGGCCATCACCATGGAGCCGTGCCGCAAGCAGGTGGACCAGCTCGACTGCTGCTGGGGTGGCCCCTCTCCAGTGCAGGGGTCAGTGTTCACCAGCCGGGCCAGGGAgccacctgctgctgctcccattctGCAGGGGGGAGCGTTTTTCCAAGTGCCAAGGGAGGTGGGGGCAAGTaaatcctgccccactcccagcaacaacccctccctccccacgcaGCCCCGTGGGCCCGGCTCTCCGCCTGCCCTTTAG
- the SPC24 gene encoding kinetochore protein Spc24 — MMNEQMQEMEEVSKELLKLLAAGGAGNLLKRSLDKQEKMFDKLLDTQLTAAQLVKDLLATEEKVAQKLLAGEEEMQTSLQKVLALEEALQRASEEDTSLRAESSALRRELEELRAEVGRLQDDMEDDTGMVNSAMYIAQLYYKISRLDWDYECQHPQIKGIHHGPAIAQPINIDSSQHSKCFISDYLWSLVDTAW; from the exons ATGATGAACGAACAAATGCAGGAGATGGAGGAGGTGAGCAAGGAGCTGCTGAAGTTGCtggcagcaggtggggctgggaaccTGCTGAAGAGAAGCCTGGACAAACAGGAGAAGATGTTTGACAAGCTCCTGGATACGCAGCTGACGGCGGCGCAGCTGGTTAAAG ATCTCCTAGCTACGGAGGAGAAGGTGGCTCAGAAACTCCTGGCGGGGGAAGAGGAGATGCAGACCAGCCTGCAGAAGGTGCTGGCGCTGGAAGAGGCGCTGCAGAGAGCCAGTGAGGAGGACACCAGCCTGAGGGCTGAGAGCAG TGCCTTGCGGAGAgagctggaggagctgagggCCGAGGTCGGGCGCCTGCAGGACGACATGGAGGACGACACTGGCATGGTCAATTCTGCAAT GTACATCGCACAGCTTTATTACAAGATCAGCCGGCTGGACTGGGACTACGAGTGTCAGCACCCCCAGATCAAAGGCA TCCATCATGGCCCAGCCATTGCTCAGCCCATCAACATCGACAGCAGCCAGCACTCCAAGTGCTTCATCAGTGACTACCTGTGGAGCCTGGTGGACACGGCCTGGTGA
- the PDE4A gene encoding cAMP-specific 3',5'-cyclic phosphodiesterase 4A isoform X6 has translation MLSEETYQQLAKETLEELDWCLDQLETIQTYRSVSEMASNKFKRMLTRELTHLSEMSRSGNQVSEYISNTFLDKQNEVEIPSPTQKEREKKKKQQPMCQISGVKKLMPTSSLTNSSIPRFGVKTDQEELLSKELENLNKWGLNIFHVSEYSNSCSLSCIMYMIFQERELLKTFKIPVETLLTYMLTLEEHYHADVAYHNRLHAADVVQSTHVLLATPALDAVFTDLEILAALFAAAIHDVDHPGVSNQFLINTNSELALMYNDESVLENHHLAVGFKLLQEENCDIFQSLSKRQRQTLRKMVIDMVLATDMSKHMSLLADLKTMVETKKVTSSGVLLLDNYTDRMQVLRNMVHCADLSNPTKPLELYRQWTDRIMEEFFRQGDKERERGMEISPMCDKHTASVEKSQVGFIDYIVHPLWETWADLVHPDAQEILDTLEDNRDWYHSMIPQSPSPPPDDQDKDEEACLEKFQFELTLEEEGEESDQSDPDRSSLDHEDNSCCTAEEEPPCLFLEDGGGQNGLAHDTAPGAL, from the exons TTCAAGAGGATGCTGACCCGTGAGCTCACCCACCTGTCTGAGATGAGCCGCTCCGGAAACCAGGTCTCCGAGTACATTTCCAACACGTTCCTCG acaAGCAGAACGAGGTGGAGATCCCGTCCCCCACGCAGAAGGAGcgggagaagaagaagaagcagcagcccaTGTGCCAGATCAGTGGGGTGAAGAAACTCATGCCTACCTCCAGCCTGACCAACTCCAGCATCCCCCGCTTCGGGGTCAAAACCGACCAGGAGGAGCTGCTGagcaag GAGCTGGAGAATCTCAACAAGTGGGGCCTGAACATTTTCCACGTCTCCGAATATTCCAACAGCTGCTCGCTCAGCTGCATCATGTACATGATATTCCAG GAGAGAGAACTGCTGAAAACCTTCAAGATCCCGGTGGAGACGCTGCTGACGTACATGCTGACCCTGGAGGAGCACTACCACGCCGACGTGGCCTACCACAACCGCCTGCACGCTGCCGACGTGGTGCAGTCTACGCACGTCCTGCTGGCCACACCCGCCCTGGAC GCTGTCTTCACCGACCTGGAGATCCTGGCCGCTCTGTTTGCAGCCGCCATCCATGACGTGGATCACCCGGGCGTCTCCAACCAGTTCCTGATCAACACCA ACTCGGAGCTGGCCCTGATGTACAACGACGAGTCGGTCCTGGAGAACCACCACCTGGCTGTGGGCTTcaagctgctgcaggaggagaactGCGACATCTTCCAGAGCCTCAGCAAGCGCCAGCGCCAGACGCTGCGCAAGATGGTCATCGACATG gtcctggccaccgacATGTCCAAGCACATGAGCCTCTTGGCCGACCTCAAGACCATGGTGGAGACCAAGAAAGTGACGAGCTCCGGGGTGCTGCTGCTAGACAACTACACGGACCGGATGCAg gtcctGCGTAACATGGTTCACTGCGCTGACCTCAGCAACCCCACCAAGCCGCTGGAGCTGTACCGCCAGTGGACCGACCGCATCATGGAGGAGTTCTTCCGGCAGGGCGACAAGGAGCGGGAGCGGGGCATGGAGATCAGCCCCATGTGCGACAAGCACACGGCCTCCGTGGAGAAATCCCAG GTGGGCTTCATCGACTACATCGTTCACCCACTGTGGGAGACATGGGCGGACCTGGTGCACCCCGACGCCCAGGAAATCCTCGACACCCTGGAGGACAACCGGGACTGGTACCACAGCATGATCCCGCagagcccctccccgcccccagacGACCAGGACAAGGACGAGGAGGCCTGCCTAGAGAAATTCCAGTTCGAACTGACACTGGAGGAGGAGGGCGAGGAGTCGGATCAGTCGGACCCGGACCGGAGCAGCCTGGACCACGAGGACAACAGCTGCTGCACTGCGGAGGAGGAGCCACCCTGCCTGTTCCTGGAGGACGGGGGCGGGCAGAACGGACTGGCACACGACACAGCCCCGGGGGCACTGTGA
- the PDE4A gene encoding cAMP-specific 3',5'-cyclic phosphodiesterase 4A isoform X5 has product MPLVDFFCETCAKPWLVGWWDQFKRMLTRELTHLSEMSRSGNQVSEYISNTFLDKQNEVEIPSPTQKEREKKKKQQPMCQISGVKKLMPTSSLTNSSIPRFGVKTDQEELLSKELENLNKWGLNIFHVSEYSNSCSLSCIMYMIFQERELLKTFKIPVETLLTYMLTLEEHYHADVAYHNRLHAADVVQSTHVLLATPALDAVFTDLEILAALFAAAIHDVDHPGVSNQFLINTNSELALMYNDESVLENHHLAVGFKLLQEENCDIFQSLSKRQRQTLRKMVIDMVLATDMSKHMSLLADLKTMVETKKVTSSGVLLLDNYTDRMQVLRNMVHCADLSNPTKPLELYRQWTDRIMEEFFRQGDKERERGMEISPMCDKHTASVEKSQVGFIDYIVHPLWETWADLVHPDAQEILDTLEDNRDWYHSMIPQSPSPPPDDQDKDEEACLEKFQFELTLEEEGEESDQSDPDRSSLDHEDNSCCTAEEEPPCLFLEDGGGQNGLAHDTAPGAL; this is encoded by the exons TTCAAGAGGATGCTGACCCGTGAGCTCACCCACCTGTCTGAGATGAGCCGCTCCGGAAACCAGGTCTCCGAGTACATTTCCAACACGTTCCTCG acaAGCAGAACGAGGTGGAGATCCCGTCCCCCACGCAGAAGGAGcgggagaagaagaagaagcagcagcccaTGTGCCAGATCAGTGGGGTGAAGAAACTCATGCCTACCTCCAGCCTGACCAACTCCAGCATCCCCCGCTTCGGGGTCAAAACCGACCAGGAGGAGCTGCTGagcaag GAGCTGGAGAATCTCAACAAGTGGGGCCTGAACATTTTCCACGTCTCCGAATATTCCAACAGCTGCTCGCTCAGCTGCATCATGTACATGATATTCCAG GAGAGAGAACTGCTGAAAACCTTCAAGATCCCGGTGGAGACGCTGCTGACGTACATGCTGACCCTGGAGGAGCACTACCACGCCGACGTGGCCTACCACAACCGCCTGCACGCTGCCGACGTGGTGCAGTCTACGCACGTCCTGCTGGCCACACCCGCCCTGGAC GCTGTCTTCACCGACCTGGAGATCCTGGCCGCTCTGTTTGCAGCCGCCATCCATGACGTGGATCACCCGGGCGTCTCCAACCAGTTCCTGATCAACACCA ACTCGGAGCTGGCCCTGATGTACAACGACGAGTCGGTCCTGGAGAACCACCACCTGGCTGTGGGCTTcaagctgctgcaggaggagaactGCGACATCTTCCAGAGCCTCAGCAAGCGCCAGCGCCAGACGCTGCGCAAGATGGTCATCGACATG gtcctggccaccgacATGTCCAAGCACATGAGCCTCTTGGCCGACCTCAAGACCATGGTGGAGACCAAGAAAGTGACGAGCTCCGGGGTGCTGCTGCTAGACAACTACACGGACCGGATGCAg gtcctGCGTAACATGGTTCACTGCGCTGACCTCAGCAACCCCACCAAGCCGCTGGAGCTGTACCGCCAGTGGACCGACCGCATCATGGAGGAGTTCTTCCGGCAGGGCGACAAGGAGCGGGAGCGGGGCATGGAGATCAGCCCCATGTGCGACAAGCACACGGCCTCCGTGGAGAAATCCCAG GTGGGCTTCATCGACTACATCGTTCACCCACTGTGGGAGACATGGGCGGACCTGGTGCACCCCGACGCCCAGGAAATCCTCGACACCCTGGAGGACAACCGGGACTGGTACCACAGCATGATCCCGCagagcccctccccgcccccagacGACCAGGACAAGGACGAGGAGGCCTGCCTAGAGAAATTCCAGTTCGAACTGACACTGGAGGAGGAGGGCGAGGAGTCGGATCAGTCGGACCCGGACCGGAGCAGCCTGGACCACGAGGACAACAGCTGCTGCACTGCGGAGGAGGAGCCACCCTGCCTGTTCCTGGAGGACGGGGGCGGGCAGAACGGACTGGCACACGACACAGCCCCGGGGGCACTGTGA